In the genome of Cyanobacteria bacterium FACHB-DQ100, the window ACAGTCCTTCAAGCGGCACACCCAGGAATCGAGCTAACCCTGCTGCTTCATTTTCTAATTCCGCTAATGTCAGCGGTTGCCCCACTCGCGTCAGGGGAATATCCCGCATCCCTTTCACTCGGAGATAAAGAGAGCGTCGGGGATTCACACCTTCTCGTAACACCGCTTTCACCGCTTGCACATCCGAGGTTTTCAGGTCAACTTCCACCCGTCGATTTTTTCCGGGAAAGCCCCAGCGAAAAATTTTGACCTCTCCGGTTTCCTTATTGAATTCGTTGTATCCGCCGCCCAAGTTCCAAGCGATCGTCAACCATAAGTAAGTCGCCAGCAATAATCCAGCCGTCCCATAAAAGCCCATTGCCAAACCTTGAGGAACAAACACAAGCTCGGTCGGATCAGAGAACGGCAGCAAATTAACTTTTGTGTAACTCGAAATTGCAGCAAGAAAAAATCCACTGGCTCCGATCGACACGATCGTCGCCCACCAGTAGTTACTAAATCGCCGTGCCCCTAAGACCGGCTGACGCAAAACAAGATTTTCTGAAGAGGTGGTTTGTGCCGCCATAGCGCTTGTGCTACCTAAAAAACTTTCAAGACTTCCACTCTGTAAGCGGTCTGAACCGTACTCAGAGCGTTTTACAATCTTAAAAACAACCCTATCTAGTATACTCCCTACAACGCTTTGTAAGCGTAAGTAAACATAAGTATAGGTACTTATTGACAATTGAACTTTCTCAGGAATCAAATCTGGATCGAAAATGCTAAAACTCCTATTTTGATTGGCGATCGTAGGAAAGTTCAAAAAAAGTTA includes:
- a CDS encoding photosystem I assembly protein Ycf4 produces the protein MAAQTTSSENLVLRQPVLGARRFSNYWWATIVSIGASGFFLAAISSYTKVNLLPFSDPTELVFVPQGLAMGFYGTAGLLLATYLWLTIAWNLGGGYNEFNKETGEVKIFRWGFPGKNRRVEVDLKTSDVQAVKAVLREGVNPRRSLYLRVKGMRDIPLTRVGQPLTLAELENEAAGLARFLGVPLEGL